One window of the Fundulus heteroclitus isolate FHET01 unplaced genomic scaffold, MU-UCD_Fhet_4.1 scaffold_86, whole genome shotgun sequence genome contains the following:
- the LOC118562319 gene encoding uncharacterized protein LOC118562319, producing MASLTKHYGQPHQLSLQRIAELMEEPAIRAGDTVAFRRFALRVRALVGMLEQLGEDGRIELRCGSHVARLTSKLPQDLRATFRRHLHSWKAGIPSLMDFAEWLEYELEIQEDGDRFGKIEDIQRGRSWARKEHDKDHKATRKTSNVLHGTAHDTPPQAGQAEVLDYQGAPEKPKAYCPYCSNAQNFLDQCLNFKQLTKEQKTTWVKSNNRCWRCGRHHQAAQCRLRVLCKTCKGKHLEALHEVNLRSGRNETTPVNGTGAEVKSTTDVLYLDRRAGCNQVLLKISKVLLRNGDHTLETYAILDDGSERTILLQEAVQTLQLQGTPENLTLRTVRKDVKTLNGSSVTFKISPTGQPTKTFTIESAFTADGLGLAEHSYPVKRLQRRYKHLRMLPLQPFTAVHPLLLIGSDCPHLVTPIEPVRLGPPGGPAAVKTRLGWSLQGPVKSLQQGNRPTQCLFMSTMSPAAELFNQVEKLWQLDILPYRNEKLVTRSRRDQEAMNLLEAKTRRVEVDGVLRYATPLLRVSNMPTLTAQPEAVLASLRSTEKRLSRDPEKAEAYQAEIAKLKKAGYVSEVSQEPEKTSNESWFIPHHLVTHNGKNRIVFNCSYTYRDKNLNELLLSGPNLGASLLGVLLRFREHSIAVSSDIKGMFHQVRLLPEDRPLLRFLWRDLQRDSPPRVYEWQVLPFGTTCSPCCAIYALQRHVRDHTQPGDAVRGSIENHFYVDNWLQSFPTPDMARDVTDQLRGLLLEGGLELRQWASSRPDVIGHLPKEIRSESSEQLLNHTDMDPQEPALGLRWLCHSDSLRYKSRLLDSSPVTMRNIYKVLASQYDPIGFLTPYTTRAKVLVQQLWEKKREWDDPLLPDELLTAWQEWENELQYLDCISMPRCYVSPAMDHSAYKREVHIFCDASQRAYGSVGYLRTENAEEYVEVAFLTARSRVAPKRQLSMPRLELCAALTGAQLANVLTQELTLEISRVVM from the coding sequence ATGGCTTCCCTGACCAAACATTATGGTCAGCCCCACCAGCTGTCTCTTCAGCGGATCGCAGAGCTAATGGAAGAGCCCGCTATCCGTGCTGGCGACACTGTAGCATTCAGGAGGTTTGCTCTGAGAGTCCGAGCTCTAGTCGGGATGTTGGAGCAGCTTGGTGAAGATGGACGCATAGAGTTAAGGTGTGGGTCTCATGTGGCCAGATTAACGAGCAAGCTCCCCCAGGATCTTCGAGCCACCTTCCGTCGCCATCTTCACTCCTGGAAGGCAGGAATCCCATCTTTAATGGACTTCGCAGAGTGGCTTGAATACGAGCTGGAAATCCAGGAGGATGGAGACCGGTTCGGCAAGATAGAGGACATCCAAAGAGGGAGAAGCTGGGCAAGGAAGGAGCATGATAAAGACCATAAAGCCACTAGGAAGACCTCAAACGTGTTGCATGGCACTGCTCATGACACACCACCCCAAGCGGGTCAAGCTGAAGTCTTGGACTACCAAGGGGCTCCGGAGAAACCCAAAGCTTACTGCCCCTACTGCAGTAACGCGCAAAACTTTCTGGACCAGTGCTTGAACTTTAAGCAATTAACCAAGGAACAGAAGACGACCTGGGTGAAGTCCAACAATCGTTGCTGGCGTTGTGGCCGACACCATCAGGCCGCCCAGTGCAGGTTGAGAGTCCTATGCAAGACGTGCAAGGGGAAGCACCTTGAGGCCTTGCATGAGGTTAATCTTCGGTCCGGCAGGAATGAGACCACACCAGTGAACGGCACTGGTGCAGAGGTGAAGTCAACCACAGATGTTCTGTACCTGGATCGTCGTGCAGGCTGCAATCAGGTCCTTCTAAAGATCAGTAAAGTGCTACTGCGCAATGGTGACCACACTTTGGAAACATATGCCATATTGGATGATGGCTCAGAGAGGACGATCCTCCTCCAGGAAGCCGTCCAGACGTTGCAGCTGCAGGGAACTCCAGAGAACCTCACCTTGAGAACAGTTCGGAAGGATGTAAAAACCTTAAATGGCTCATCGGTGACGTTCAAAATATCTCCAACTGGTCAACCAACAAAGACATTTACCATTGAGAGCGCCTTTACTGCAGACGGACTAGGCCTTGCAGAACACTCTTACCCAGTGAAGAGACTCCAACGCAGATATAAGCACCTCAGGATGCTCCCCCTGCAGCCATTCACAGCGGTTCACCCACTTCTGTTGATAGGATCTGACTGTCCACACTTGGTGACCCCGATCGAACCTGTCCGTCTCGGCCCACCTGGGGGCCCAGCTGCGGTAAAGACCAGGCTTGGTTGGTCGCTGCAAGGGCCAGTCAAATCCCTTCAACAGGGCAATCGCCCAACACAGTGTCTGTTCATGTCCACCATGTCCCCGGCAGCTGAACTCTTTAACCAAGTAGAGAAGCTCTGGCAACTGGACATCTTGCCATACAGAAATGAGAAGCTAGTGACTAGGTCACGGAGAGACCAGGAGGCCATGAACCTTTTAGAGGCAAAGACCAGAAGAGTGGAGGTGGATGGGGTCCTCAGATATGCCACACCACTATTGCGGGTGAGTAACATGCCTACACTCACAGCGCAGCCTGAAGCGGTACTCGCCAGCTTACGTAGTACAGAGAAGCGCCTTAGCAGAGACCCAGAGAAGGCAGAGGCATATCAGGCAGAGATTGCGAAGCTGAAGAAAGCAGGCTATGTCTCAGAAGTTAGCCAGGAGCCGGAGAAGACCTCCAATGAGTCGTGGTTTATTCCCCATCACCTGGTGACCCACAATGGGAAGAATCGGATCGTGTTCAACTGTTCTTATACTTATAGGGATAAGAACCTCAACGAGCTACTGCTGTCTGGTCCAAACCTGGGTGCATCCCTTCTGGGTGTCCTACTGCGGTTCAGGGAACATTCCATTGCTGTCAGCAGTGACATAAAGGGAATGTTCCACCAGGTGAGATTGCTGCCAGAGGACCGCCCTCTGCTGCGTTTCCTCTGGCGTGATCTACAGAGAGACTCCCCACCTAGAGTGTACGAGTGGCAAGTCCTTCCATTTGGGACTACTTGTTCCCCATGCTGTGCCATATACGCCCTACAGAGGCATGTACGTGATCACACTCAACCAGGGGATGCAGTGCGTGGGTCCATCGAGAACCACTTCTATGTAGACAACTGGCTACAGAGCTTCCCTACCCCAGATATGGCCAGAGATGTTACAGATCAGTTGAGAGGGCTGTTACTGGAGGGAGGCTTGGAGCTGCGACAGTGGGCCAGCAGTAGGCCAGATGTCATCGGTCACCTACCAAAGGAGATCAGGTCAGAGAGCAGCGAACAGTTGTTAAACCACACCGACATGGACCCGCAAGAACCTGCCCTGGGGCTGCGTTGGTTATGCCACTCAGATTCGCTGCGGTATAAATCACGGCTGCTGGATAGCTCCCCTGTCACCATGCGGAACATCTATAAAGTATTGGCCAGCCAATATGATCCCATAGGGTTCCTCACGCCCTATACTACGAGGGCCAAGGTGCTTGTTCAGCAGCTGTGGGAGAAGAAGCGGGAATGGGATGACCCTCTGCTGCCTGACGAGTTGCTCACGGCGTGGCAAGAATGGGAGAACGAGTTACAGTACCTGGACTGCATCAGTATGCCTCGCTGCTATGTTAGTCCAGCCATGGATCATTCAGCCTACAAGCGAGAGGTCCACATATTCTGTGATGCGTCTCAACGGGCGTATGGCAGTGTGGGATATCTACGCACAGAAAATGCAGAGGAGTATGTGGAGGTGGCTTTCCTGACAGCTCGGTCCCGAGTGGCCCCCAAGCGTCAGCTCTCAATGCCACGACTGGAGTTATGTGCTGCACTTACGGGTGCACAGCTTGCAAACGTGCTAACTCAAGAGCTTACTTTAGAGATATCCAGAGTGGTCATGTGA